In a single window of the Brachionichthys hirsutus isolate HB-005 chromosome 18, CSIRO-AGI_Bhir_v1, whole genome shotgun sequence genome:
- the LOC137907797 gene encoding endophilin-B1-like: MDLTRLAVDAGQFINRAVQLTGETLGQAERTELDPDLEELLARTDATKTWTDRMMFQMEILLQPSPGARLEDRLYGHLDWTVPPRPRLLESLGDQMLQAGLEMGPNTPYGESACAPGQPLKNARHQNRVCVWSTGASLLRCGQTQKLLGEAENKFVESICLLFLTPLKRFAEVEYRVVQDKRRMLLNRRLDLDIAIRRLKKAHEADREARNLNFDPLDNDYVPQVSFMFSFLRVKWLKMWAQEISQAEKELKSCQTLFDCQSATMRRTVEGIGDTHLNHRRSLGDLVEAQACYYEQCSRHARALQSRLASIPAVLCSGNWQSAVGTRELRTNGYASNKSDILNTVEVRQIKEDINTANESQSTNDTANESQSTNNTANESPSANETREL; the protein is encoded by the exons ATGGATTTAACGCGACTGGCTGTGGATGCCGGTCAGTTCATCAACCGGGCTGTTCAG TTAACGGGGGAGACTCTCGGCCAGGCGGAACGGACAGAATTGGACCCTGACCTTGAGGAGCTCCTTGCTCGGACCGATGCCACTAAGACCTGGACGGACAGGATGATGTTCCAGATGGAGATTCTACTGCAGCCGAGCCCCG GAGCTCGGTTAGAGGACAGACTGTACGGACATCTGGACTGGACCGTCCCGCCGCGTCCTCGTTTGCTCGAGTCGCTGGGAGACCAGATGCTCCAGGCTGGACTGGAGATGGGCCCCAACACACCGTACGGTGAGTCAGCCTGTGCACCAGGGCAGCCTTTAAAGAACGCACGGCATCAGAATC gtgtgtgtgtgtggtcgacAGGTGCGTCTCTGCTCCGTTGCGGACAAACTCAGAAGCTCCTTGGTGAGGCTGAGAATAAGTTTGTGGAAAGCATCTGCCTCCTTTTCCTGACTCCTCTGAAGAGATTCGCCGAGGTGGAATACAGAGTCGTGCAG GATAAGCGAAGGATGTTGCTGAACAGACGTCTGGATTTGGACATCGCTATCAGAAGACTGAAGAAAGCCCACGAGGCTGACCGAGAGGCCAGA AACCTGAACTTTGACCCGCTGGACAATGACTACGTACCTCAGGTATCCTTCATGTTCAGCTTCCTGCGAGTGAAGTGGCTGAAg ATGTGGGCTCAGGAAATCTCTCAG GCTGAGAAGGAGTTGAAGAGCTGCCAGACTCTGTTTGATTGTCAGTCAGCGACGATGAGACGAACTGTCGAAGGAATCGGTGACACTCAC CTGAACCACAGGAGGAGCCTCGGCGACTTGGTGGAAGCTCAGGCCTGTTACTACGAACAGTGTAGCCGCCACGCTCGGGCCCTTCAGAGCCGTCTGGCCAG CATTCCAGCTGTACTCTGCTCCGGTAACTGGCAGTCGGCTGTTGGCACTCGAGAACTAAGGACGAACGGTTATGCATCCAACAAGTCGGACATCTTAAATACAGTAGAAGTCCGCCAAATTAAGGAGGACATCAACACCGCCAATGAGAGCCAATCGACCAACGACACCGCCAATGAGAGCCAATCGACCAACAACACCGCCAATGAGAGCCCGTCAGCCAATGAAACCAGAGAGCTGTGA
- the LOC137908025 gene encoding solute carrier family 35 member G2-like — protein MESTHLLSPPKKRVKIHPHTVTAKYATPYSPQARVHTRSPQPGDEGYDDAPSFEDFGSFLDETVDRKQQTESRRWPASLFGSRDKDAADGPAVGGERRERGGPGRGVGGQLASFGEASVSASRLTWVGLVLAALGHGCVIVLTRLASERFGLGPLFLLLVRSVIQLLSVAVPLHRGDGPFGPKGHRLRLLCYGVAYSLSLCCAHSSSAFIAPGNSATSWRLATTALSATLAFLLLEERLGMADGITTGAGLCGLGLLLLPAADEDDSGAPADPGVFWRAAFGWSLSVLAGLWMALALVCYRSLKERVSLATALFSTSWVGCLLAPASMVLLQEGWSWPMTAPSWALVLGLVACSVSAFLGMTYALTRLHPALVSATQSLEIPLATMLHLAIHPLAPTATEVVGNAMVTLSVGWLVMTKLLPSRGGGRRQREEYEEIVDSPIK, from the coding sequence ATGGAGTCCACTCAcctgctgagccccccaaaGAAGAGAGTAAAGATTCACCCGCACACTGTCACCGCCAAATACGCCACACCCTACTCCCCTCAGGCCAGGGTCCACACACGCTCCCCCCAGCCCGGGGACGAGGGCTACGATGACGCCCCTTCCTTTGAGGACTTCGGCTCCTTCCTGGACGAGACGGTGGACAGGAAACAGCAGACGGAGAGCAGGAGGTGGCCCGCCAGTCTCTTCGGCTCCAGAGATAAGGACGCCGCCGACGGACCTGCTGTGGGAGGAGAGCGGAGGGAGAGGGGTGGCCCTGGgagaggggtggggggacaGCTGGCCAGTTTTGGGGAGGCGTCGGTGTCTGCATCCCGGCTCACGTGGGTGGGGCTGGTTCTGGCGGCGCTGGGTCATGGATGCGTGATCGTCCTGACACGTCTGGCCTCTGAACGCTTCGGCCTGGGCCCCCTGTTCCTGCTATTGGTCCGGTCGGTCATCCAGCTGCTATCTGTGGCGGTCCCTCTGCACAGGGGGGACGGTCCCTTTGGACCAAAGGGTCATCGTCTACGCCTACTCTGCTATGGCGTTGCTtactccctttctctctgctgcGCCCACTCCTCCTCAGCCTTCATCGCTCCAGGGAACAGCGCGACGAGCTGGCGCCTGGCGACCACGGCGCTGTCGGCGACGCTcgccttcctgctgctggaggagaggctgGGAATGGCTGATGGGATCACGACCGGCGCAGGACTGTGCGGTCTGGGGCTCCTGCTGCTCCCCGCAGCAGACGAGGATGACTCCGGTGCACCGGCCGACCCGGGCGTGTTCTGGAGAGCTGCGTTTGGCTGGTCTCTCTCGGTTCTTGCAGGACTGTGGATGGCTCTGGCTCTGGTCTGCTATCGTTCCCTGAAGGAGAGAGTGAGCCTGGCCACAGCTTTGTTCAGCACCAGCTGGGTGGGCTGCCTGCTTGCCCCGGCATCCATGGTTCTACTCCAGGAGGGCTGGTCCTGGCCCATGACTGCTCCATCCTGGGCCCTGGTCCTGGGCCTGGTGGCCTGCTCAGTCTCAGCCTTTCTGGGGATGACATACGCCCTGACTCGGCTCCACCCAGCTCTGGTCTCCGCCACTCAGAGCTTGGAGATACCTCTTGCCACGATGTTGCATCTGGCCATACATCCGTTGGCACCCACGGCAACGGAGGTTGTCGGCAACGCGATGGTCACCCTGAGCGTCGGTTGGCTGGTGATGACGAAGCTGCTGCCCTCCCGCGGGGGAGGACGCCGCCAAAGGGAGGAGTACGAGGAGATCGTGGACTCGCCCATTAAATAG
- the atr gene encoding serine/threonine-protein kinase ATR, which translates to MEGLEMSAMIPALQELASSSTDQYQQTVQKPRQILCQFIDRILIDLDVVALGLNRKSSSEPACVMLMDFVQHIIKSSSLMFANPACQPAAYPDATQSCTEFSRWVALHLLRVAAAPDCDIVHGRVSAVLCSLLHTLRVRAPFVCGRLTQELISLSRELSGVLDSHVATMAGKGAGQMSRWPVTLGGFSMTAPGPPSYLTPSRLVLSSPASLESLAAVTMGVTADVSRGVVARRDVSVAWEAACAFLANGSCKLRRVSMAMLRHLAEQSGFLEQSGHLFFGGFLRLLESQADLAGGGRYDGELLLLTRSVFRPSAASRSQFEPVHLSQTFQCVCALAASGVRLGSEVTESVCLLFGYLLSVAAHEGVALLRKQRVSEVCGTLVRGVGTEHQAECAEGFLAAGLKAEAAAALQKPGDGETAAKKSCRTSSSSVCSSAGSSTGDVRTLVSSRLEELLAALNPDEPENPQNLYRLEGVAFVLHLVASSNSPSRLRVSSETLVQTLNRCQSLLEGRSQPISDQNYYLSAVRLTAGILDSVLFLTVNSHTEDSLQHRLCLLLSLPWAYESRSVSAYQSSGFPPWLPAFARRLSFCYSPALQADFVSLLALLRRGVCEAWRACVFSEALRSSDEAVRAAAVRAFPLLLHRLENKHHSHVKSALLARLDDASDRVKAELAGIIGQLFCIQSELAELTETRVESSRPPEVLCRQFSLAAEHAGNIPPPLQATVVKPFLPLLQAASGVKHAFLEVLPHLCQHVDVVGGDRDSQALLCALAGLMEDADPAVRIRFSQSVRFLLKDAARNAEQSSLSELLFSRLKEAFSKAKVNRDDELRNTLILTTGEIGRASQGSLVSFSLLRLLHCLLSKSSHVSVAAYTQIRALAAAKGLKLQTLFSQYKNPICQFLVESLHSRHASALRSTPDQGSESANQRETALDILAQIAHAFDFPDLHRFLAKTVQVLLPYLAAKASSTGSTLIRTLANELKVNRREILINNFKYIFSHLVCSCTKEELERAFHYLQSETELELGSLLRLDFQGLHNELLLRLGEHYQQVFNGLAILASFASTDDSYQGPRDITTPGRMADYLQPKLLGILAFFNMQLLSSSTGEKGRKKMALTSLMALMRLMGSKHISSVRVKMMTTLRTGLRYRDDFPLLCCQTWECFVRSVEPTHLGPLLSHVIVALLPLIPLQPKETAGIISFLVMDNRDAVKDHLHEIYFLPDYAELKEIHTVLQDYKKLTAGRSDMAAALQLSMRAVQHENVDVRIHALTSLRDMMHCKQEWLLHQVCASESVEPVISSLVSVLLKGCQDSSPEARLLCGECLGELGAVDPGRLDLSHTHSHGDRNTFVSGVEDPNFSYELLTELTRTFLAYADDVRAQDSAAYAIQELLSTFECREGRADSTGRRLWRRFPEQVQEILEPHLNSRYKSSQKEVDWSKLKKPVYLSKRGSKFSDWSATWAGYLISKVRHVLASRVFTCCNFIIKHDYKVTIYLLPHILLYMLLGCTPAEQREVTEEMLAILTEGDGCGRGQEAASSLSQLSIQTVFSMLSHLTQWSRHILYSKPKNNESGEYQRVVAFLKEIPQDVLAKASLRSKAYTRALMHFETYISENKESIRDHLTFLQTLYAAMHEPDGVRGVNALRREEPSLREQILEHESIGLLRDATACYDRAMQLEPDQIGHYHGVMTSMLGLGQLSTVITQVNGVLANRQQWKSELNTYRVEAAWKLGQWEQLEDYLSSDRQSCSWSVRLGQLLLAAKNQDHGAFCEKLKLVRKEQVVPLSAASYECGTYQRGYEYIVRLHMLSELEHTFKMLHNQRESSSPSLRQLPPHWSERLEMTQNSFRAKEPILALRRALLSLGPQPSSTDLVGECWLQSTRVARKAGHHQTAFNALLNAEHAHLAELVTEKAKWLWSKGDVHQALIVLQKGVDQCFPDDRPLQDPRSLQTKGRAMLLVGRFMEETANFESNAIMKAYKDVTNLLPEWEDGNFYLAKYYDKVMPMVTDNKLEKQGNLIRYIVLFFGKALQFGNQYIYQAMPRLLSLWLDFGAKVCECEKGGRADRQIRQELGKINAVMSEHCANLAPYQFLTAFSQLISRVCHSSDDVFNVLMTIVAKVFLAYPQQAMWLMAAVSKSSYSMRKNRCNQILKKAIGLKQSLETFIGDANRLTDKLLELCNKPVDGNSATLSMSLHFKQLKRLVEEPTFSQILIPLQLVLIPTLPSIGGANTEHDAFPGHWAYLDGFEDTVEILASLQKPKKIILRGSDGRSYTMMCKPKDDLRKDCRLMEFNCLINKCLRKDAESRRRELHIRTYAVIPLNEECGIIEWVNNTAGLRHILTKLYKERGIYLSGKELRKLILPKTALLEEKLRIHKEVLCVRHPPVFYEWFLRTFPDPTSWYSSRSAYCRSTAVMSMVGYVLGLGDRHGENILFDSFTGECVHVDFNCLFNKGETFDVPEVVPFRLTQNMVHAMGPMGTEGLFRQACEVTLRLMRDQREPLMSVLKTFLHDPLVEWSKPAKGGLSKTQASETGEIVNEKAKTHVCDIEQRLQGVIKSRNKVSGLPLSIEGHVHYLIQESTDDNLLCQMYLGWGPYL; encoded by the exons ATGGAAGGGCTGGAGATGTCAGCGATGATTCCCGCGCTGCAGGAGCTAGCTAG CTCCAGCACGGATCAGTACCAGCAGACGGTCCAGAAACCTCGGCAGATCCTGTGTCAGTTCATCGACAGGATTCTGATCGATCTAGATGTTG TTGCTCTGGGTCTGAATAGGAAGTCCAGTTCCGAGCCGGCCTGCGTGATGCTGATGGACTTCGTGCAACACATCATCAAATCGTCCTCCCTGATGTTTGCTAACCCGGCCTGTCAGCCTGCAGCGTATCCGGACGCCACCCAGAGCTGCACAG AGTTCAGCCGGTGGGTGGCGCTCCACTTGCTCCGCGTGGCGGCGGCTCCCGACTGTGACATCGTCCACGGGCGTGTCTCTGCGGTGCTGTGCTCTTTGCTTCACACGCTGAGAGTCCGGGCGCCTTTCGTCTGCGGCCGTCTCACGCAGGAGCTCATCTCGTTGTCCCGGGAGCTGAGCGGCGTCCTGGACAGCCACGTGGCAACGATGGCGGGGAAAGGAGCCGGCCAGATGAGCCGATGGCCCGTCACGCTCGGCGGTTTCAGCATGACCGCCCCCGGCCCCCCCTCCTACCTCACCCCCTCTCGCCTCGTCCTCTCCTCGCCGGCTTCCCTGGAGTCGCTGGCCGCCGTGACGATGGGCGTTACAGCCGACGTCTCGAGGGGAGTCGTCGCTCGCCGCGACGTCAGCGTCGCATGGGAGGCGGCGTGCGCCTTCCTGGCCAACGGGAGCTGCAAGCTGAGGagggtttccatggcgatgctGAGGCATCTGGCGGAGCAGTCGGGGTTTCTGGAACAAAGCGGCCACCTCTTCTTCGGGGGTTTCCTCCGGCTGCTGGAGTCGCAGGCGGACCTCGCCGGCGGCGGTCGGTACGAcggcgagctgctgctcctgacTCGCTCTGTTTTTCGGCCGTCCGCGGCCTCTCGCTCTCAGTTTGAGCCCGTCCACCTGTCTCAGACGTtccagtgtgtttgtgcgcTAGCGGCGTCGGGCGTCAggctggggtcagaggtcaccgagTCAGTCTGCCTGCTGTTCGGCTACCTGCTGTCTGTTGCTGCCCACGAAGGCGTCGCGTTGTTGAGGAAGCAGCGAGTGAGCGAGGTCTGCGGGACGCTGGTGCGCGGCGTGGGAACGGAACATCAGGCCGAA tgcGCCGAGGGTTTTCTCGCCGCCGGGCTGAAggccgaggcggcggcggcgctgcagAAGCCAGGAGACGGAGAGACTGCTGCCAAGAAATCCTGCAGAACCTCGTCCAGTTCAGTCTGCAGCTCGGCGGGATCCTCGACAGG GGACGTCAGGACTCTGGTCTCCAGCCgtctggaggagctgctcgCCGCCTTGAACCCAGACGAACCTGAAAACCCTCAGAATCTGTATCgcctggagggcgtggccttcGTCCTGCACCTGGTCGCCTCCTCCAACAG tccGTCTCGTCTCCGGGTCTCCTCTGAGACTCTGGTCCAAACTCTGAACCGCTGCCAATCACTGTTGGAGGGACGATCTCAGCCCATCTCGGATCAGAACTACTACCTGTCTGCTGTCCGTCTCACCGCTGGGATCTTGGACTCTGTCCTCTTCCTGACCG taAACAGCCACACTGAGGACAGTCTCCAGCATCGACTGTGTCTTCTGCTGTCTCTTCCGTGGGCGTATGAAAGCAGGTCCGTCTCAGCCTATCAGAGCTCTGGATTCCCACCCTGGCTCCCCGCCTTCGCCCGCCGACTCAGCTTCTGCTACT CCCCGGCGCTCCAGGCGGACTTCGTGTCCCTGCTGGCTCTTCTGCGCCGCGGCGTGTGCGAGGCGTGGCGCGCGTGCGTCTTCTCCGAGGCGTTGCGGAGTTCGGACGAGGCGGTGAGAGCAGCGGCGGTCAGAGccttccctcttcttcttcatcgcCTGGAGAACAAGCACCATAGCCACGTGAAGAGCGCGCTCCT TGCGCGGCTGGATGACGCTTCGGACCGGGTGAAGGCGGAGCTCGCCGGGATCATCGGTCAGCTGTTTTGCATCCAATCGGAGCTCGCCGAGCTCACCGAGACCCGCGTGGAGTCCAGTCGTCCCCCCGAAGTCCTCTGCCGCCAGTTCAGCCTCGCGGCAGAGCATGCTGGGAACATTCCCCCACCCCTCCAGGCGACTGTGGTCAAACCGTTCCTGCCGCTGCTGCAGGCTGCCAGTGGCGTTAAACACG CTTTTCTGGAAGTGCTGCCTCACCTCTGCCAGCATGTCGACGTGGTCGGCGGAGACCGGGACTCCCAGGCGCTGCTCTGCGCCCTGGCCGGACTAATGGAGGACGCGGATCCAGCGGTCAGAATACGATTCAGCCAATCGGTGCGCTTCCTGCTCAAAGATGCGGCGAGGAACGCTGAGCAGAGCTCTCTGAGCGAG CTCCTGTTTTCCCGTCTCAAAGAGGCGTTCAGCAAAGCAAAAGTCAACAGAGACGACGAGCTGCGCAACACGCTCATCCTCACGACGGGAGAGATTGGCAG GGCGTCCCAGGGCAGCTTGGTGTCCTTCTCCCTGCTGAGGCTGCTCCACTGTCTGCTGTCCAAGTCGTCTCACGTGTCCGTCGCCGCCTACACCCAGATCAGGGCGCTGGCCGCCGCCAAGGGTCTTAAACTACAGACCCTCTTCAGTCAGTATAAGAACCCCATCTGCCAG TTCCTGGTGGAATCGTTACACTCCCGTCACGCGTCTGCCTTGAGGAGCACACCCGATCAGGGAAGTGAATCGGCCAATCAGAGAGAGACGGCTCTGGACATCCTGGCTCAGATCGCACACGCCTTTGACTTCCCAGATCTTCATCGCTTTCTCGCT AAGACCGTCCAGGTCCTCCTACCTTACCTGGCAGCCAAGGCCAGCTCCACTGGCTCCACCCTCATCCGCACACTGGCCAACGAGCTGAAAGTGAACAGGAGGGAGATCCTCATCAATAACTTCAAATACATCTTTAGTCACCTGGTGTGTTCCTGCACCAAGGAGGAGCTCGAGAGGGCGTTCCACTACCTGCAG TCCGAGACGGAGCTGGAGCTGGGCTCTCTGCTCAGACTGGACTTTCAGGGTCTTCAcaatgagctgctgctgcgaCTGGGCGAGCACTACCAGCAG GTGTTTAACGGGCTGGCGATCCTGGCCTCATTCGCATCCACTGACGACTCGTACCAGGGTCCCAGAGACATCACCACGCCAGGACGCATG GCGGACTACCTGCAGCCGAAGCTGCTGGGAATTCTGGCCTTCTTCAACATGCAGCTGCTCAGCTCCAGCACGGGAGAGAAGGGCCGCAAGAAGATG GCGCTGACCAGCCTGATGGCTCTCATGAGGCTGATGGGCTCCAAACACATCAGCTCCGTCAGGGTGAAGATGATGACGACGCTGCGCACGGGACTCCGATACAGAGACGACTTCCCTCTGCTGTGCTGCCA GACGTGGGAGTGTTTTGTGAGGAGCGTGGAGCCGACACACCTGGGTCCTCTCTTGAGTCACGTGATCGTGGCCCTCCTCCCTCTGATCCCGCTGCAGCCCAAAGAAACCGCCGGCATCATCTCCTTCCTCGTCATGGACAACAG GGACGCCGTGAAGGATCACCTCCACGAGATTTACTTTTTACCCGACTACGCCGAGCTTAAAGAAATCCACACCGTCCTGCAAGACTACAAGAAG CTGACAGCCGGCCGCAGCGACATGGCCGCCGCGCTGCAGCTCTCCATGAGGGCCGTCCAACACGAGAACGTCGACGTCAGGATTCACGCGCTCACCAGCCTGAGAGACATGATGCACTGCAAGCAG GAGTGGCTGCTCCATCAGGTGTGTGCCAGCGAGTCCGTGGAGCCGGTCATCTCCAGCCTGGTGTCGGTGCTGCTGAAGGGCTGCCAGGACTCGTCGCCGGAGGCCAGGCTTCTCTGCGGGGAGTGTCTGGGTGAGCTGGGGGCCGTGGACCCGGGACGCCTGGACCTGTCGCACACGCACAGCCACGGCGACCGCAACACGTTCGTG AGCGGCGTGGAGGATCCGAACTTCTCCTACGAGCTGCTGACTGAACTGACCAGAACATTTCTGGCTTATGCCGACGATGTGAGAGCGCAGGACTCTGCTGCTTATGCGAttcag GAGCTGCTGTCCACCTTCGAGTGTCGAGAGGGTCGGGCCGACTCCACGGGGCGTCGCCTCTGGAGAAGATTCCCAGAGCAGGTTCAGGAAATACTGGAGCCGCACCTCAACAGCAGGTATAAGAGCAGCCAGAAGGAGGTTGACTGGTCCAAGCTGAAGAAGCCCGTCTACCTGAGCAAGAGGGGCAGCAAGTTCTCAGATTGGTCCGCCACCTGGGCGGGATACCTCATCAGCAAG GTGAGGCACGTTCTGGCCAGCAGAGTGTTCACCTGCTGCAATTTCATCATCAAGCATGACTACAAGGTGACCATTTACCTGCTGCCTCATATTCTGCTCTACATGCTGCTGGGATGCACGCCTGCAGAGCAGCGAGAG GTGACCGAGGAGATGCTGGCCATTCTGACGGAGGGGGATGGGTGTGGGCGTGGTCAGGAGGCGGCCTCCAGCCTATCGCAGCTCAGCATTCAGACCGTCTTCAGCATGCTGTCGCACCTGACGCAGTGGAGCCGCCACATCCTGTACTCCAAACCCAAAAACAACG AGAGCGGCGAGTATCAGCGCGTGGTGGCCTTCCTGAAGGAGATCCCTCAGGACGTCCTGGCCAAGGCCTCGCTCCGATCCAAAGCCTACACCCGGGCCCTCATGCATTTTGAGACGTACATCTCAGAAAACAAAGAGAGCATCCGGGACCATCTCACCTTCCTGCAG ACGCTGTACGCCGCGATGCATGAGCCCGACGGCGTGAGGGGGGTCAATGCCTTGAGGAGGGAAGAGCCGTCGTTGAGGGAACAGATACTGGAACACGAGAGCATCGGTTTACTTCGAGACGCCACCGCCTGCTACGACCGGGCCATGCAGCTGGAGCCAGACCAG ATCGGTCACTACCATGGAGTGATGACCTCGATGCTTGGACTGGGACAGCTGTCAACAGTCATTACTCAGGTGAACGGCGTGCTGGCCAACAG GCAGCAGTGGAAGTCGGAGCTGAACACCTACAGGGTGGAAGCAGCCTGGAAGCTGGGGCAgtgggagcagctggaggattACCTGAGCTCAG ACCGTCAGTCCTGCAGCTGGAGCGTGAGACTgggtcagctgctgctggcggCGAAGAACCAGGACCACGGGGCGTTCTGCGAGAAGCTGAAGCTGGTGAGGAAGGAGCAGGTGGTCCCGCTGTCCGCCGCCAGCTACGAGTGTGGAACCTACCAGAGGGGATACGAGTACATCGTCAG GCTGCACATGCTCAGTGAGTTGGAGCACACTTTCAAGATGCTTCACAACCAGCGGGAGAGCTCCTCCCCCAGCCTCAGGCAGCTGCCTCCTCATTGGTCAGAACGGCTGGAGATGACCCAGAATTCCTTCCGGGCCAAGGAGCCGATCCTGGCGCTCCGTCGTGCCCTGCTGAGCCTGGGACCGCA GCCGTCGAGCACAGACTTGGTCGGAGAGTGTTGGCTGCAGAGCACCCGGGTGGCGAGGAAGGCGGGGCACCATCAGACGGCCTTCAACGCCCTGCTGAACGCTGAGCACGCTCACCTGGCTGAGCTGGTCACCGAGAAGGCGAAGTGGCTCTGGTCTAAG GGCGACGTTCACCAGGCGCTGATCGTGCTGCAGAAGGGCGTGGACCAGTGTTTCCCCGACGACCGGCCGCTGCAGGACCCCCGCAGCCTGCAGACCAAAGGGAGGGCCATGCTGCTGGTCGGGCGCTTCATGGAGGAGACGGCCAACTTCGAGTCCAACGCCATCATGAAGGCCTACAAG GACGTGACCAATCTGCTCCCGGAGTGGGAGGATGGGAACTTCTACTTGGCCAAGTACTACGACAAAGTGATGCCGATGGTGACGGACAATAAGCTGGAGAAGCAGGGAAACCTCATCCGATACATCGTCTTGTTCTTCGGAAA AGCCCTGCAGTTTGGGAACCAGTACATCTACCAGGCCATGCCGCGCCTGCTGTCTCTCTGGCTGGACTTTGGAGCCAAAGTGTGCGAGTGTGAGAAGG GCGGCCGAGCCGACAGGCAGATCCGGCAGGAGCTGGGGAAGATCAACGCCGTGATGAGCGAGCACTGCGCCAACCTGGCGCCGTACCAGTTCCTCACCGCCTTCTCCCAGCTCATCTCCAGAGTGTGTCACTCCAGCGACGACGTCTTCAACGTGCTGATGACCATCGTCGCCAAAGTCTTCCTGGCGTACCCGCAGCAGGCCATGTGGCTGATGGCGGCCGTCTCTAAG TCGTCCTACTCCATGCGTAAGAACCGCTGTAACCAGATCCTGAAGAAGGCCATCGGTCTCAAACAGTCCCTGGAGACGTTCATCGGAGACGCCAACAGGCTGACTGACAAGTTGTTGGAGCTCTGCAACAAGCCG GTGGACGGGAACAGCGCCACCCTCAGCATGAGCCTTCACTTCAAGCAGCTGAAGCGTCTGGTGGAGGAGCCCACCTTCAGCCAGATCCTGATCCCGCTGCAGTTGGTCCTCATCCCCACGCTGCCCTCCATCGGCGGAGCAAATACGGAGCACGACGCCTTCCCCGGACACTGGGCCTACCTGGACGGCTTTGAAGACACT GTGGAGATCTTGGCGTCGCTACAGAAGCCCAAGAAGATCATTCTGAGGGGTTCGGATGGGCGGAGCTACACGATGATGTGTAAGCCCAAAGACGACCTGAGGAAGGACTGCAGACTCATGGAGTTCAACTGTCTGATTAACAAG TGCCTCCGTAAAGATGCCGAGTCTCGCAGGAGGGAGCTTCACATTCGCACCTACGCTGTGATTCCTCTCAATGAGGAGTGTGGAATCATCGAGTGGGTCAACAACACGGCGGGCCTGAGACACATCCTCACCAAGCTGTACAAGGAGAGAG GAATCTACCTGTCGGGTAAGGAGCTCCGGAAACTCATCTTACCGAAGACTGCTCTGTTGGAGGAGAAGCTACGGATCCACAAGGAGGTGCTCTGTGTTCGGCACCCCCCGGTGTTCTACGAATGGTTCCTCCGGACCTTCCCTGACCCGACGTCATG GTACAGCAGTCGCTCTGCGTACTGTCGCTCCACCGCCGTGATGTCCATGGTCGGATACGTCCTCGGGCTGGGGGACCGCCACGGGGAAAACATCCTGTTTGACTCCTTCACGGGAGAGTGTGTCCACGTTGACTTCAACTGTCTTTTTAACAAG GGGGAGACGTTTGATGTCCCCGAGGTTGTTCCATTCCGTTTGACCCAGAACATGGTCCACGCCATGGGGCCCATGGGCACCGAGGGGCTCTTCAGACAGGCCTGTGAGGTCACGCTGAGGCTGATGAGAGACCAGAGAGAACCGCTCATGAg CGTCCTGAAGACGTTCCTTCATGACCCGCTGGTGGAGTGGAGCAAACCGGCAAAAGGAGGTCTGTCTAAAACTCAGGCCAGCGAGACGGGAGAGATCGTCAATGAAAAG GCCAAGACTCACGTGTGTGACATCGAGCAGCGTCTCCAGGGCGTCATCAAGAGCAGGAATAAAGTCTCGGGACTCCCTTTGTCCATCGAGGGACACGTCCACTACCTCATTCAAGAGAGCACGGACGACAACCTGCTGTGCCAGATGTACCTTGGCTGGGGGCCGTACCTATAG